In Astatotilapia calliptera chromosome 23, fAstCal1.2, whole genome shotgun sequence, a genomic segment contains:
- the wbp4 gene encoding WW domain-binding protein 4 has product MADYWKSQPRKFCQYCKCWIADNKPSIEFHERGKNHKENVAAKISEIKKKSIQKAKQEERMSKEFAAMEEAALKAYQEDLKRMEREAQGLSSPEQTTARPQVQVKPQPKKPQKKAAKASGKVRQQTEEQVWVEGLTDDGHTYYYNTITGESKWEKPEGLQGASSASEQTQQTGSTSGSAWMEAVSPDGYTYYYNTETGESSWEKPADFPPDEVPGSSSESNQEGEGPEDPVTPQPEPLSGEEESSNGAPSSQEAEAPEKTSQQPKVPKISFRKRKAETEPSEKEDEGKVSDDTPKDDDKEATKVEEVQNTTAEPEKTEEQAKQRETKAKRPKAANPYGVWEQILQEEDPYENVDLQLPEVEGSTASAPAELPPEPKPKFKERIITSLGEEGGPASFRRNKTQNGKSRSLRQRDKDD; this is encoded by the exons at GGCTGACTACTGGAAGTCACAACCAAGGAAATTCTGCCAGTACTGCAAGTGCTGGATTGCAGACAATAAGCCC AGCATCGAGTTCCACGAAAGGgggaaaaatcacaaagaaaatgtgGCTGCCAAAATTTCAGAG ATTAAGAAGAAGAGCATTCAAAAGGCAAAGCAGGAGGAACGCATGTCCAAAGAGTTTGCTGCGATGGAGGAAGCTGCGTTGAAGGCCTATCAGGAAGATCTGAAGAGGATGGAAAGAGAAGCGCAAG GTCTAAGCTCTCCGGAGCAAACGACAGCACGGCCACAAGTTCAAGTGAAACCCCAGCCAAAGAAGCCACAGAAGAAAGCAGCGAAGGCAAGCGGTAAGGTCAGACAGCAAACAGAAGAGCAGGTTTGGGTTGAAGGCCTAACAGATGATGGACACACGTATTACTACAACACAATAACAGGAG AATCTAAGTGGGAAAAACCAGAGGGCCTCCAGGGAGCGAGTTCAGCCTCTGAACAGACTCAACAGACTGGA AGTACTTCAGGCTCTGCTTGGATGGAAGCTGTCAGTCCTGATGGTTACACATACTACTACAACACAGAAACCGGAG AGTCCAGCTGGGAGAAGCCTGCTGACTTCCCCCCTGATGAGGTGCCTGGATCCAGCTCTGAATCCAACCAAGAAGGAGAGGGTCCAGAGGATCCCGTGACCCCTCAGCCAGAGCCTCTatcaggagaggaggagagttCCAACGGGGCCCCATCATCTCAAGAGGCTGAAGCCCCTGAGAAAACCAGCCAGCAGCCCAAAGTGCCAAAGATCAGCTTCAGG AAAAGGAAAGCAGAGACGGAGCCATCAGAAAAAGAGGATGAAGGTAAAGTGAGTGACGACACTCCTAAAGATGACGATAAAGAGGCGACAAAAGTTGAGGAGgtccaaaacacaacagctgaaccggagaaaacagaagaacaggCGAAACAAAGGGAAACGAAAGCCAAGAGGCCAAAAGCTGCCAATCCATACGGAGTCTGGGAGCAGATCCTGCAAGAAGAGGATCCGTA tgaaaatgtggATTTGCAGCTGCCTGAAGTGGAGGGAAGCACTGCCAGCGCTCCAGCAGAGCTGCCCCCGGAGCCCAAGCCGAAGTTCAAAGAACGCATCATCACTTCCCTCGGAGAAGAAGGCGGTCCGGCATCGTTCCGAAGGAACAAGACACAAAATGGCAAATCGAGGAGCCTCCGACAGAGAGACAAAGACGACTGA
- the LOC113015604 gene encoding glycerol kinase-like isoform X1 codes for MNGTMAASSHRIMLGPLVAAIDQGTSSTRFLVFNSKTAELLSHHQVEIKQSFPKEGWVEEDPKEILQSVYECMERTCEKLTQLNIDISNIKAIGVTNQRETTLVWDKETGEPLYNAIVWLDLRTQSTVERLINKTPGRNKNHLKHKTGLPISTYFSAVKLRWLMDNVDEVHQAVVSHRAMFGTVDSWLIWCLTGGKSGGVHCTDVTNASRTMLFNIHTMDWDPELCKYFGIPMEILPRVRSSSEIYGLMKICSSRKSGALSGIPISGCLGDQSAALVGQMCFQDGQAKNTYGTGCFLLRNTGVKPVMSEHGLLTTVAYKLGRDKPACYALEGSVAIAGAVVRWLQDNLGIIGSSEELEKLAASVGTSYGCYFVPAFSGLYAPYWEPSARGIICGLTQFTNKSHLAFAALEAVCFQTREILDAMNQDSGIPLTQLQVDGGMTSNKLLMQLQADILCIPVVKPSMPETTALGAAMAAGAAEGVSVWSLNPEDLSEVTSEKFEPQINPEESEFRYARWKKAVEKSMNWETMEPVCNGNGETSIFSSVPLGFYIIGSMLMLIGAKYLTGHK; via the exons ATGAACGGCACCATGGCCGCGTCTTCCCACCGGATAATGCTGGGGCCACTGGTTGCTGCTATCGACCAGGGCACGAGCTCCACCCGCTTTCTG GTGTTTAATTCAAAAACAGCAGAGCTCCTCAGCCATCATCAGGTGGAAATCAAACAGAGCTTCCCAAAAGAAGG CTGGGTGGAGGAGGATCCCAAAGAAATCCTGCAGTCGGTGTACGAGTGCATGGAGCGGACATGTGAAAAGCTGACGCAGCTCAACATTGACATCTCCAACATCAAAG CTATTGGAGTGACCAATCAAAGAGAGACCACGCTTGTTTGGGACAAAGAGACGGGGGAGCCTCTCTACAATGCAATCG TGTGGCTGGACCTGCGGACTCAGTCAACAGTTGAGCGGCTTATAAATAAAACTCCAGGAAGAAATAAGAACCACTTGAAG CATAAAACGGGGCTCCCGATCAGCACTTACTTCAGCGCCGTCAAACTTCGCTGGTTGATGGACAACGTGGACGAGGTCCACCAAGCTGTGGTCTCGCACCGCGCCATGTTCGGCACAGTCGACTCCTGGCTTATTTGG TGTCTGACAGGGGGTAAGTCAGGTGGAGTCCACTGCACGGACGTGACCAACGCCAGCAGAACCATGCTGTTTAACATTCACACGATGGACTGGGATCCAGAACTTTGCAA ATATTTTGGTATTCCTATGGAGATCTTACCCAGGGTGAGGAGCTCATCAGAAATATACGGCCTTATG AAAATATGTTCTAGCCGG AAATCAGGGGCTCTTTCAGGTATTCCAATATCAGGG tgtcTTGGGGATCAGTCAGCAGCGCTTGTTGGGCAGATGTGCTTTCAGGACGGGCAGGCTAAAAACAC GTATGGGACCGGCTGCTTTCTCCTGCGAAACACTGGGGTTAAG CCTGTGATGTCAGAGCACGGACTTCTGACCACTGTGGCGTACAAACTTGGTCGGGACAAGCCTGCCTGTTATGCACTGGAG GGCTCCGTGGCCATCGCTGGAGCTGTGGTCCGCTGGTTGCAGGACAATCTCGGGATCATTGGATCATCTGAAGAACTTG AGAAGTTGGCTGCTTCTGTCGGCACATCTTACGGCTGTTACTTCGTTCCTGCGTTTTCGGGCCTTTATGCACCTTACTGGGAGCCCAGCGCACGAGG AATCATTTGCGGGCTAACTCAGTTCACTAATAAGAGCCACCTCGCTTTTGCTGCTCTGGAAGCCGTCTGTTTCCAGACACGAGAG ATACTGGACGCCATGAACCAGGACAGCGGCATCCCGCTGACACAGCTCCAGGTAGACGGAGGAATGACATCCAACAAGCTGCTGATGCAGCTGCAGGCGGACATCCTCTGCATCCCTGTTG TGAAACCATCCATGCCTGAGACCACAGCTCTCGGTGCAGCGatggcagcaggagcagcagagggGGTGAGCGTTTGGAGTCTGAACCCCGAGGACCTGAGCGAAGTGACGTCAGAGAAGTTCGAACCTCAAATCAACCCCGAAG AGAGCGAGTTTCGATATGCTCGGTGGAAGAAGGCTGTTGAGAAATCCATGAACTGGGAGACGATGGAGCCTGTTTGCAATGGAAACG GTGAAACCAGTATCTTCAGCAGCGTCCCGCTTGGCTTCTACATCATTGGCAGCATGCTGATGTTAATTGGAGCGAAATACCTCACAG GCCACAAGTAG
- the LOC113015604 gene encoding glycerol kinase-like isoform X2 yields MNGTMAASSHRIMLGPLVAAIDQGTSSTRFLVFNSKTAELLSHHQVEIKQSFPKEGWVEEDPKEILQSVYECMERTCEKLTQLNIDISNIKAIGVTNQRETTLVWDKETGEPLYNAIVWLDLRTQSTVERLINKTPGRNKNHLKHKTGLPISTYFSAVKLRWLMDNVDEVHQAVVSHRAMFGTVDSWLIWCLTGGKSGGVHCTDVTNASRTMLFNIHTMDWDPELCKYFGIPMEILPRVRSSSEIYGLMKSGALSGIPISGCLGDQSAALVGQMCFQDGQAKNTYGTGCFLLRNTGVKPVMSEHGLLTTVAYKLGRDKPACYALEGSVAIAGAVVRWLQDNLGIIGSSEELEKLAASVGTSYGCYFVPAFSGLYAPYWEPSARGIICGLTQFTNKSHLAFAALEAVCFQTREILDAMNQDSGIPLTQLQVDGGMTSNKLLMQLQADILCIPVVKPSMPETTALGAAMAAGAAEGVSVWSLNPEDLSEVTSEKFEPQINPEESEFRYARWKKAVEKSMNWETMEPVCNGNGETSIFSSVPLGFYIIGSMLMLIGAKYLTGHK; encoded by the exons ATGAACGGCACCATGGCCGCGTCTTCCCACCGGATAATGCTGGGGCCACTGGTTGCTGCTATCGACCAGGGCACGAGCTCCACCCGCTTTCTG GTGTTTAATTCAAAAACAGCAGAGCTCCTCAGCCATCATCAGGTGGAAATCAAACAGAGCTTCCCAAAAGAAGG CTGGGTGGAGGAGGATCCCAAAGAAATCCTGCAGTCGGTGTACGAGTGCATGGAGCGGACATGTGAAAAGCTGACGCAGCTCAACATTGACATCTCCAACATCAAAG CTATTGGAGTGACCAATCAAAGAGAGACCACGCTTGTTTGGGACAAAGAGACGGGGGAGCCTCTCTACAATGCAATCG TGTGGCTGGACCTGCGGACTCAGTCAACAGTTGAGCGGCTTATAAATAAAACTCCAGGAAGAAATAAGAACCACTTGAAG CATAAAACGGGGCTCCCGATCAGCACTTACTTCAGCGCCGTCAAACTTCGCTGGTTGATGGACAACGTGGACGAGGTCCACCAAGCTGTGGTCTCGCACCGCGCCATGTTCGGCACAGTCGACTCCTGGCTTATTTGG TGTCTGACAGGGGGTAAGTCAGGTGGAGTCCACTGCACGGACGTGACCAACGCCAGCAGAACCATGCTGTTTAACATTCACACGATGGACTGGGATCCAGAACTTTGCAA ATATTTTGGTATTCCTATGGAGATCTTACCCAGGGTGAGGAGCTCATCAGAAATATACGGCCTTATG AAATCAGGGGCTCTTTCAGGTATTCCAATATCAGGG tgtcTTGGGGATCAGTCAGCAGCGCTTGTTGGGCAGATGTGCTTTCAGGACGGGCAGGCTAAAAACAC GTATGGGACCGGCTGCTTTCTCCTGCGAAACACTGGGGTTAAG CCTGTGATGTCAGAGCACGGACTTCTGACCACTGTGGCGTACAAACTTGGTCGGGACAAGCCTGCCTGTTATGCACTGGAG GGCTCCGTGGCCATCGCTGGAGCTGTGGTCCGCTGGTTGCAGGACAATCTCGGGATCATTGGATCATCTGAAGAACTTG AGAAGTTGGCTGCTTCTGTCGGCACATCTTACGGCTGTTACTTCGTTCCTGCGTTTTCGGGCCTTTATGCACCTTACTGGGAGCCCAGCGCACGAGG AATCATTTGCGGGCTAACTCAGTTCACTAATAAGAGCCACCTCGCTTTTGCTGCTCTGGAAGCCGTCTGTTTCCAGACACGAGAG ATACTGGACGCCATGAACCAGGACAGCGGCATCCCGCTGACACAGCTCCAGGTAGACGGAGGAATGACATCCAACAAGCTGCTGATGCAGCTGCAGGCGGACATCCTCTGCATCCCTGTTG TGAAACCATCCATGCCTGAGACCACAGCTCTCGGTGCAGCGatggcagcaggagcagcagagggGGTGAGCGTTTGGAGTCTGAACCCCGAGGACCTGAGCGAAGTGACGTCAGAGAAGTTCGAACCTCAAATCAACCCCGAAG AGAGCGAGTTTCGATATGCTCGGTGGAAGAAGGCTGTTGAGAAATCCATGAACTGGGAGACGATGGAGCCTGTTTGCAATGGAAACG GTGAAACCAGTATCTTCAGCAGCGTCCCGCTTGGCTTCTACATCATTGGCAGCATGCTGATGTTAATTGGAGCGAAATACCTCACAG GCCACAAGTAG
- the LOC113015604 gene encoding glycerol kinase-like isoform X3 → MERTCEKLTQLNIDISNIKAIGVTNQRETTLVWDKETGEPLYNAIVWLDLRTQSTVERLINKTPGRNKNHLKHKTGLPISTYFSAVKLRWLMDNVDEVHQAVVSHRAMFGTVDSWLIWCLTGGKSGGVHCTDVTNASRTMLFNIHTMDWDPELCKYFGIPMEILPRVRSSSEIYGLMKICSSRKSGALSGIPISGCLGDQSAALVGQMCFQDGQAKNTYGTGCFLLRNTGVKPVMSEHGLLTTVAYKLGRDKPACYALEGSVAIAGAVVRWLQDNLGIIGSSEELEKLAASVGTSYGCYFVPAFSGLYAPYWEPSARGIICGLTQFTNKSHLAFAALEAVCFQTREILDAMNQDSGIPLTQLQVDGGMTSNKLLMQLQADILCIPVVKPSMPETTALGAAMAAGAAEGVSVWSLNPEDLSEVTSEKFEPQINPEESEFRYARWKKAVEKSMNWETMEPVCNGNGETSIFSSVPLGFYIIGSMLMLIGAKYLTGHK, encoded by the exons ATGGAGCGGACATGTGAAAAGCTGACGCAGCTCAACATTGACATCTCCAACATCAAAG CTATTGGAGTGACCAATCAAAGAGAGACCACGCTTGTTTGGGACAAAGAGACGGGGGAGCCTCTCTACAATGCAATCG TGTGGCTGGACCTGCGGACTCAGTCAACAGTTGAGCGGCTTATAAATAAAACTCCAGGAAGAAATAAGAACCACTTGAAG CATAAAACGGGGCTCCCGATCAGCACTTACTTCAGCGCCGTCAAACTTCGCTGGTTGATGGACAACGTGGACGAGGTCCACCAAGCTGTGGTCTCGCACCGCGCCATGTTCGGCACAGTCGACTCCTGGCTTATTTGG TGTCTGACAGGGGGTAAGTCAGGTGGAGTCCACTGCACGGACGTGACCAACGCCAGCAGAACCATGCTGTTTAACATTCACACGATGGACTGGGATCCAGAACTTTGCAA ATATTTTGGTATTCCTATGGAGATCTTACCCAGGGTGAGGAGCTCATCAGAAATATACGGCCTTATG AAAATATGTTCTAGCCGG AAATCAGGGGCTCTTTCAGGTATTCCAATATCAGGG tgtcTTGGGGATCAGTCAGCAGCGCTTGTTGGGCAGATGTGCTTTCAGGACGGGCAGGCTAAAAACAC GTATGGGACCGGCTGCTTTCTCCTGCGAAACACTGGGGTTAAG CCTGTGATGTCAGAGCACGGACTTCTGACCACTGTGGCGTACAAACTTGGTCGGGACAAGCCTGCCTGTTATGCACTGGAG GGCTCCGTGGCCATCGCTGGAGCTGTGGTCCGCTGGTTGCAGGACAATCTCGGGATCATTGGATCATCTGAAGAACTTG AGAAGTTGGCTGCTTCTGTCGGCACATCTTACGGCTGTTACTTCGTTCCTGCGTTTTCGGGCCTTTATGCACCTTACTGGGAGCCCAGCGCACGAGG AATCATTTGCGGGCTAACTCAGTTCACTAATAAGAGCCACCTCGCTTTTGCTGCTCTGGAAGCCGTCTGTTTCCAGACACGAGAG ATACTGGACGCCATGAACCAGGACAGCGGCATCCCGCTGACACAGCTCCAGGTAGACGGAGGAATGACATCCAACAAGCTGCTGATGCAGCTGCAGGCGGACATCCTCTGCATCCCTGTTG TGAAACCATCCATGCCTGAGACCACAGCTCTCGGTGCAGCGatggcagcaggagcagcagagggGGTGAGCGTTTGGAGTCTGAACCCCGAGGACCTGAGCGAAGTGACGTCAGAGAAGTTCGAACCTCAAATCAACCCCGAAG AGAGCGAGTTTCGATATGCTCGGTGGAAGAAGGCTGTTGAGAAATCCATGAACTGGGAGACGATGGAGCCTGTTTGCAATGGAAACG GTGAAACCAGTATCTTCAGCAGCGTCCCGCTTGGCTTCTACATCATTGGCAGCATGCTGATGTTAATTGGAGCGAAATACCTCACAG GCCACAAGTAG